Part of the Georgenia sp. TF02-10 genome, GCCCCTCGCCGGACTCGCCGCACTCCGTGCAGGTGAAGGCGCTGCGCGGCGAGATCACCACGAGATCCGGCGGCTTGCTCTGCTGCTCGGCCAGTCGCTGGCGCTTCTTCGCGGACAGGTCGGGGGAGACCCAGTGCGTGCGGTAGGCGCGCTCGATGTCCGGAGCGCCGCTCGCGCTGAACCGCAGCGTGCGGCGGTCGCGGGTGCGGGCGACGTAGGCCGTCTCGCTGGGCCGTAGCCCACGCTCCCGTGCCCAGCTGCGGAAGTACTTCATGGCCGAGGAGAGCTTGGCGAGGTTGGCCTGGGCCTCCGCTTCCAGGAACGGAACGCGCCCCTGGCGCCACCGGTCGACCGCGGACGGAGCGAGCCAGCCGAGACCGACCAGGACGTCGATCGGGCTGACGAACTGGTGGTCAGACAGCGCCTGCTCGCCCGCTCGGACCACGCGGCCCTGGAGGCGCTTCTGGGAGTCCGTCGCCATGGCTCCCCATCCTCTCAGTCTCGCGAGCGTCTTCTCAGGTTCTCGACCCTCCTCGCCAAGGTCGCCGTCGCCCTGGTCACGGGCGACGGCGTGACGTCACCGCCCGGGGCTCTCGCCCGGTGTGGAGCCCGGCAATTCTCGACGAACTGGTCTACCACGAGGCCAAGAAGCTCGTCGAGCGAGGAACGCCCGAAGGTGAGGCCGAGAGGTCCGCACAGAGGCTGATCAACCAGATGTCGCAGGCGTTCGACGACGCGCTCGTCACGGACTGGGAGCCCCTAGATGGCACCTACAGCCTGCCGGATCCCCATGACGAGCATGTCGTCGCCGCCGCGGTCGTGGGTGGCGCCGAAGTCATTGTCACGGAGAACGTCAAGCACTTCCCGGCAGCGAAGCTCCCCGCGTCGATCCACGCAGTACCGGCACGGGACTTTGCCTACGACACGGTACGGCAGCACCTCACGCAGGCATGCCGGGCCGTGATCGCGATATGTGAGCGCAGTGGACGGCACGGCCCAAAACTCACAGCGTCCGGTCTACTGACGCTCCTCGACGAGCGGTACAAGATGACGGCAACCGTAGAACTTCTCTCCGTCGCGCCGGGGCTGCGTGAGCTAATTCAGTGAGAGGCGCAGACCAGCCCCGAGCCGGCCCCCAAGATTGCTCCGACGCCCCCGAACCTACCCCCCAGATTCAACGACAGGCCCTGCAGTAGGCGAGGTTTAAGAGGCCACGATTCTTGGCCTGTGCCTCCGCTTCGAGGAACGGAACGCGCCCCTGGGCGCCACCGGTCGACAGCGGACGGAGCGAACCAGGCGAGACCGACCAGGACGTCGATCGGGCTGACGAACTGGTGGTCGGACAGCGCCTGCTCGCCCGCTCGGACCAGGCGGCCCTGGAGGCGCTTCTGGGGCCC contains:
- a CDS encoding PIN domain-containing protein; translation: MLSVSRASSQVLDPPRQGRRRPGHGRRRDVTARGSRPVWSPAILDELVYHEAKKLVERGTPEGEAERSAQRLINQMSQAFDDALVTDWEPLDGTYSLPDPHDEHVVAAAVVGGAEVIVTENVKHFPAAKLPASIHAVPARDFAYDTVRQHLTQACRAVIAICERSGRHGPKLTASGLLTLLDERYKMTATVELLSVAPGLRELIQ